Proteins from a genomic interval of Streptomyces sp. NBC_01445:
- a CDS encoding cytochrome P450 family protein produces MAHDPHVIDPAGRGLHAEADLLRTRGTAALVELPGGIRAWAPTRYTILKQLLADDRVSKDPNQHWPAWINGEFRETWVNSWVGVTNMFTAYGSNHRRLRKLISPAFTKRRTDGLRPRIEELTAGLLDRMAEAPDGRVDLRAAYAHPLPMQVICELFGLPEDRQADAARLVAGIMDTTVTPEQAMAIWQEVQELLGGLVALKRETPADDLTSVLITTRDDEDGSGLTEQELIDTLLLVIGAGHETTVNLIGNAVQALLSHPDQLARVLAGEIPWNDVIEETLRWAPSIANLPLRYAVEDIELPDGVKIPQGDAILATYASAGRDPLRHGEDAGSFDVTRVDKEHLAFGYGVHYCVGAPLARLEAAVALPALFERFPALALDASEGAAPHVESFIGYGYGELRVTL; encoded by the coding sequence ATGGCACACGACCCCCACGTCATCGACCCCGCGGGACGCGGCCTCCACGCGGAGGCCGACCTGCTGCGCACGCGCGGCACCGCCGCCCTTGTCGAACTCCCGGGCGGTATACGCGCCTGGGCCCCGACCCGGTACACGATCCTCAAGCAGCTCCTGGCCGACGACCGCGTCTCCAAGGACCCCAACCAGCACTGGCCCGCCTGGATCAACGGCGAGTTCCGCGAGACCTGGGTCAACTCCTGGGTGGGCGTGACCAACATGTTCACCGCCTACGGCAGCAACCACCGGCGCCTGCGCAAGCTGATCTCGCCCGCGTTCACCAAGCGCCGCACCGACGGCCTGCGCCCCCGCATCGAGGAGCTCACCGCCGGCCTCCTCGACCGGATGGCCGAGGCGCCCGACGGCCGTGTCGACCTGCGCGCCGCGTACGCGCACCCGCTGCCCATGCAGGTCATCTGCGAACTGTTCGGGCTGCCCGAGGACCGGCAGGCCGACGCCGCGCGCCTCGTCGCGGGCATCATGGACACCACCGTCACCCCCGAACAGGCCATGGCCATCTGGCAGGAGGTGCAGGAGCTCCTCGGGGGCCTGGTCGCCCTCAAGCGCGAGACGCCCGCCGACGATCTCACCAGCGTCCTGATCACCACCCGCGACGACGAGGACGGCTCGGGCCTCACCGAGCAGGAGCTCATCGACACACTGCTGCTCGTCATCGGCGCCGGTCACGAGACGACCGTCAATCTCATCGGCAACGCCGTGCAGGCTCTGCTCAGCCACCCCGACCAGCTGGCCCGCGTCCTCGCGGGCGAGATCCCCTGGAACGACGTGATCGAGGAGACCCTGCGCTGGGCCCCCTCGATCGCCAACCTGCCACTGCGGTACGCCGTCGAGGACATCGAGCTGCCCGACGGTGTCAAGATCCCGCAGGGCGACGCGATCCTCGCGACGTACGCCTCGGCCGGGCGTGACCCGCTGCGCCACGGCGAGGACGCGGGATCCTTCGACGTCACACGCGTGGACAAGGAACACCTCGCCTTCGGGTACGGCGTCCACTACTGCGTCGGCGCGCCGCTGGCCCGCCTCGAAGCGGCGGTCGCACTGCCCGCGCTGTTCGAGCGCTTCCCCGCCCTCGCACTCGACGCGAGCGAGGGCGCTGCCCCGCACGTGGAGTCCTTCATCGGTTACGGCTACGGCGAGTTGAGGGTCACCCTGTAG
- a CDS encoding SRPBCC family protein, protein MAFFRITRESPLSAAEAWRRMTDWERHGDVVPLTRVRLATPPPTGEGTVFVPRTGVGRHTFDDPMEVVDWAPPYGDSAGRCRLEKRGTFVTGWAEIEVAPYGAGSLVAWREEIRVRPLPRWCDPLLARAARLMFGRAVKKLLQYGG, encoded by the coding sequence GTGGCCTTCTTCCGAATCACCCGTGAATCGCCGCTTTCCGCCGCCGAGGCGTGGCGCCGCATGACGGACTGGGAGCGGCACGGGGACGTCGTCCCCCTCACCCGTGTCAGACTCGCGACCCCGCCTCCGACCGGCGAGGGCACCGTCTTCGTGCCGCGGACCGGCGTCGGGCGCCACACCTTCGACGACCCCATGGAGGTCGTCGACTGGGCGCCCCCGTACGGCGACTCGGCCGGGCGGTGCCGTCTGGAGAAGCGCGGCACGTTCGTCACGGGCTGGGCCGAGATCGAGGTGGCGCCGTACGGCGCCGGGTCCCTCGTCGCATGGCGCGAGGAGATCCGCGTCCGCCCACTGCCGCGATGGTGCGACCCGCTGCTCGCGAGGGCGGCCCGCCTGATGTTCGGACGGGCGGTCAAGAAGCTCCTCCAGTACGGAGGTTGA
- a CDS encoding XdhC family protein, producing the protein MLDIAEELHRWVEQGRDFAVATVVAVGGSAPRQPGAALAVDSDGTAIGSVSGGCVEGAVYELCQQALQDGETVLERFGYSDDDAFAVGLTCGGIIDILVTPVRADTPGREVLATALSAAARGRAAAVARITQGPAELMGRAILVRDDSAPESGFAGGYEGSLGGHPELDRTAAGEARALLDAGRTATVEIGESGSRCGQPLTLLVESSVPPPRMIVFGAIDFAAALVRIGKFLGYQVTVCDARPVFATPARFPDADDIVVEWPHKYLERTQTDGRTVLCVLTHDAKFDVPLLQLALRLPVAYVGAMGSRRTHLDRNDRLRDVGVTELELARLRSPIGLDLGARTPEETALSIASEIVANRRGGSGVALTGAHTPIHPDGARAPSVRIGSVA; encoded by the coding sequence ATGCTGGACATCGCCGAAGAGCTGCACCGGTGGGTCGAGCAGGGACGCGACTTCGCCGTGGCCACCGTGGTGGCCGTCGGCGGGAGCGCGCCCCGGCAGCCGGGCGCCGCACTCGCCGTCGACAGTGACGGCACAGCGATCGGCTCGGTCTCCGGCGGCTGCGTGGAGGGCGCCGTCTACGAACTGTGCCAACAGGCGCTCCAGGACGGCGAGACCGTCCTGGAACGCTTCGGTTACAGCGACGACGACGCCTTCGCCGTGGGGCTCACCTGCGGTGGAATCATCGACATCCTGGTCACCCCGGTTCGCGCGGACACCCCGGGACGGGAGGTGCTCGCGACGGCGCTGTCCGCCGCCGCCCGAGGCAGGGCGGCGGCGGTCGCGCGCATCACCCAGGGCCCGGCCGAACTCATGGGCCGCGCCATTCTCGTACGCGACGACAGCGCCCCCGAGAGCGGCTTCGCAGGCGGCTACGAGGGCAGCCTCGGCGGGCACCCCGAACTGGACCGCACCGCGGCCGGCGAGGCCCGCGCGCTCCTCGACGCCGGACGCACCGCCACCGTGGAAATCGGCGAGAGCGGTTCGCGCTGCGGGCAGCCCCTCACCCTCCTCGTCGAGTCGTCCGTCCCCCCGCCGCGCATGATCGTCTTCGGGGCCATCGACTTCGCGGCGGCGCTCGTCAGGATCGGCAAGTTCCTCGGCTACCAGGTGACGGTGTGCGACGCGCGCCCCGTCTTCGCCACGCCGGCCCGCTTCCCCGACGCCGACGACATCGTCGTGGAATGGCCGCACAAGTACCTGGAGCGTACGCAGACGGACGGACGCACCGTCCTGTGCGTCCTCACCCACGACGCCAAGTTCGACGTCCCGCTCCTCCAGCTCGCGCTGCGCCTGCCCGTCGCCTACGTCGGCGCCATGGGCTCTCGCCGTACTCACCTCGACCGCAACGACCGCCTGCGCGACGTCGGCGTCACGGAACTCGAACTGGCGCGCCTGCGCTCGCCGATCGGCCTCGACCTGGGCGCCCGCACCCCCGAGGAGACGGCCCTGTCCATCGCCTCGGAGATCGTCGCCAACCGGCGCGGCGGCAGCGGCGTCGCGCTGACCGGCGCCCACACGCCGATTCACCCCGACGGAGCGCGGGCACCCTCCGTCCGGATCGGGTCCGTGGCCTGA
- a CDS encoding NCS2 family permease — protein sequence MTQQSLEPKTTAEDAGAGSRPSAGRSWLDRYFHISERGSTVAREVRGGVTTFMAMAYILLLNPLILSGKDVAGDMMGQKALITATAFAAAFTTLLMGFVGKVPLALAAGLSVSGVISSQVAPEMTWPQAMGMCVMYGVVIMLLVVTGLREMIMNAIPLALKHGITMGIGLFIALIGLYKSGFVQVGKATPLTLGATGELAGWPVLLFAGTLLLIFMLQARNTPGAILIGIITGTVVAMILNALDVINPKQWANGAPELHGSAVSTPDFSLFGHVEFGGWGKVGAMTVGMIVFTLVLAGFFDAMATIIGVGTEAKLADDKGRMPGLSKALFIDGAGGAIGGVAGGSGQTVFVESATGVGEGARTGLASAVTGLFFAACLFFTPVTAIVPQEVASAALVVIGAMMMMNARHVDWADRATAIPVFLTVVLMPFTYTITTGVAAGVISWVAIKVAQGKAREIGAFMWGLTVIFLVYFALNPIEGWLGVH from the coding sequence ATGACCCAGCAGTCTCTGGAGCCGAAGACCACCGCCGAAGACGCGGGCGCAGGCTCGCGTCCGTCGGCCGGCAGGTCTTGGCTCGACCGGTACTTCCACATATCCGAACGAGGATCGACTGTCGCGCGTGAGGTGCGCGGCGGCGTCACGACCTTCATGGCCATGGCGTACATCCTGCTGCTCAACCCCCTGATCCTGTCCGGCAAGGACGTGGCGGGCGACATGATGGGCCAGAAGGCCCTCATCACCGCCACCGCCTTCGCCGCGGCGTTCACCACGCTCCTCATGGGCTTCGTCGGCAAGGTGCCGCTCGCACTCGCCGCCGGCCTCTCCGTCTCAGGTGTGATCTCTTCGCAGGTCGCCCCCGAGATGACGTGGCCGCAGGCCATGGGCATGTGCGTGATGTACGGCGTGGTGATCATGCTCCTGGTCGTCACCGGCCTCCGTGAAATGATCATGAACGCGATTCCTCTCGCGCTCAAGCACGGCATCACGATGGGCATCGGCCTCTTCATCGCCCTGATCGGCCTCTACAAGTCCGGCTTCGTCCAGGTCGGCAAGGCCACCCCGCTCACGCTCGGCGCCACCGGAGAACTCGCCGGCTGGCCCGTCCTGCTCTTCGCGGGCACCCTGCTCCTGATCTTCATGCTCCAGGCCCGCAACACCCCCGGCGCCATCCTGATCGGCATCATCACCGGCACCGTCGTCGCGATGATTCTCAACGCGCTCGACGTGATCAACCCCAAGCAGTGGGCCAACGGAGCCCCCGAGCTGCACGGCAGCGCGGTCTCGACGCCCGACTTCTCGCTCTTCGGCCATGTCGAGTTCGGCGGCTGGGGCAAAGTCGGCGCGATGACCGTCGGCATGATCGTCTTCACCCTGGTCCTCGCCGGCTTCTTCGACGCGATGGCCACCATCATCGGCGTCGGTACCGAGGCCAAGCTCGCCGACGACAAGGGCCGCATGCCGGGCCTGTCCAAGGCTCTGTTCATCGACGGAGCGGGCGGCGCCATCGGCGGTGTCGCCGGCGGCTCGGGTCAGACCGTGTTCGTCGAGTCCGCGACCGGCGTCGGCGAGGGAGCCCGCACCGGCCTCGCGTCCGCCGTGACCGGCCTGTTCTTCGCGGCCTGTCTGTTCTTCACCCCGGTCACCGCGATCGTGCCCCAGGAGGTCGCCTCCGCCGCGCTCGTCGTCATCGGCGCGATGATGATGATGAACGCCCGGCACGTCGACTGGGCGGACCGCGCCACCGCGATCCCGGTCTTCCTGACCGTGGTCCTGATGCCCTTCACCTACACCATCACCACCGGTGTGGCCGCGGGCGTCATCTCCTGGGTCGCCATCAAGGTCGCCCAGGGCAAGGCCCGGGAGATCGGGGCCTTCATGTGGGGCCTCACGGTCATCTTCCTCGTGTACTTCGCCCTCAACCCGATCGAAGGATGGCTGGGCGTCCACTGA
- a CDS encoding xanthine dehydrogenase family protein molybdopterin-binding subunit, which translates to MADTRTTGIPFNVTQGSKTKGGIGESTLRPDGTLKVTGEFAYSSDMWHEDMLWGQILRSPVAHAEILSIDTGEALATPGVYAVLTYDDLPTDVKNYGLEIQDTPVLAHGKVRHHGEPVAIVAADHPETARRAAAKIKVEYRELPVITDEASATAPDAILVHEGRDDHHIGHVPHPNIVHRQPIVRGNAEEAAKKADFVVKGEYYFGMQDQAFLGPESGLAVPSEDGGVDLYVATQWLHSDLKQIAPVLGLPEDKVRMTLSGVGGAFGGREDLSMQIHACLLALRTGKPVKIVYNRFESFFGHVHRHPARLYYEHGATKDGKLTHMKCKIVLDGGAYASASPAVVGNASSLSVGPYVIDDVDIEAIALYSNNPPCGAMRGFGAVQACFAYEAQMDKLADKVGMDRVAFRQLNAMEQGTLLPTGQPVDSPAPVAELLRRVQAMPLPMERQWESSEGSDVRQLPGGLSNTTHGEGVVRGVGYAVGIKNVGFSEGFDDYSTAKVRMEVINGEAVATVHTAMAEVGQGGITVHAQIARTELGVGQVTIHPADTQVGSAGSTSASRQTYVTGGAVKNACELVREKVLEIGRRKKGTYHPAWATAELLLEGGKVVTDGGEVLADLVDVLEGEVVELEEEWRHRPTVPFDLVTGQGNGHVQYSFAAHRAVVEVDTELGLVKVIELACAQDVGKALNPLSVVGQIQGGTLQGMGIAVMEEIVVDPKTAKVRNPSFTDYLLPTILDTPTIPVDVLELADDHAPYGLRGIGEAPTLSSTPAVLAAIRNATGLELDRTPVRPEHLTGTGPA; encoded by the coding sequence ATGGCCGACACACGCACCACCGGCATCCCGTTCAACGTCACGCAGGGATCCAAGACCAAGGGCGGCATCGGCGAGTCCACGCTCCGTCCGGACGGCACCCTCAAGGTCACCGGCGAGTTCGCGTACTCGTCCGACATGTGGCACGAGGACATGCTGTGGGGCCAGATCCTGCGCTCCCCGGTCGCGCACGCCGAGATCCTCTCCATCGACACGGGCGAGGCCCTGGCAACTCCCGGCGTCTACGCGGTACTTACGTACGACGACCTGCCGACCGACGTGAAGAACTACGGTCTGGAGATCCAGGACACCCCGGTCCTCGCCCACGGCAAGGTCCGCCACCACGGCGAGCCCGTCGCCATCGTGGCCGCCGACCACCCGGAGACCGCGCGCCGCGCCGCCGCCAAGATCAAGGTCGAGTACCGCGAACTCCCCGTCATCACCGACGAGGCGAGCGCGACCGCGCCGGACGCGATCCTCGTCCACGAGGGCCGCGACGACCACCACATCGGCCACGTCCCGCACCCGAACATCGTGCACCGCCAGCCGATCGTCCGCGGCAACGCCGAAGAGGCCGCCAAGAAGGCCGACTTCGTCGTCAAGGGCGAGTACTACTTCGGCATGCAGGACCAGGCGTTCCTCGGCCCCGAGTCGGGTCTGGCCGTGCCGTCCGAGGACGGCGGCGTCGACCTGTACGTCGCCACCCAGTGGCTGCACTCGGACCTCAAGCAGATCGCCCCCGTCCTCGGCCTGCCCGAGGACAAGGTACGCATGACGCTCTCCGGCGTCGGTGGCGCCTTCGGCGGCCGCGAGGACCTGTCCATGCAGATCCACGCCTGCCTCCTGGCGCTGCGCACGGGCAAGCCGGTCAAGATCGTCTACAACCGCTTCGAGTCGTTCTTCGGGCACGTCCACCGCCACCCCGCGAGGCTCTACTACGAGCACGGGGCGACCAAGGACGGCAAGCTCACGCACATGAAGTGCAAGATCGTCCTCGACGGCGGCGCCTACGCCTCCGCCTCGCCGGCGGTGGTCGGCAACGCCTCGTCGCTCTCCGTCGGTCCGTACGTGATCGACGACGTGGACATCGAGGCGATCGCGCTCTACTCGAACAACCCGCCCTGCGGCGCCATGCGCGGCTTCGGCGCGGTCCAGGCGTGCTTCGCGTACGAGGCCCAGATGGACAAGCTCGCCGACAAGGTGGGCATGGACCGGGTCGCGTTCCGGCAGCTCAACGCCATGGAGCAGGGCACGCTCCTGCCGACAGGCCAGCCGGTCGACTCCCCGGCCCCGGTCGCCGAACTGCTGCGCCGGGTCCAGGCGATGCCGCTGCCGATGGAGCGCCAGTGGGAGTCCAGCGAGGGCTCCGACGTGCGTCAGCTGCCCGGCGGTCTGTCCAACACCACGCACGGCGAAGGCGTCGTCCGGGGTGTGGGTTACGCGGTCGGCATCAAGAACGTCGGCTTCTCCGAGGGCTTCGACGACTACTCCACCGCCAAGGTGCGCATGGAGGTCATCAACGGCGAGGCCGTCGCCACCGTGCACACCGCCATGGCGGAAGTCGGCCAGGGCGGCATCACCGTCCACGCGCAGATCGCCCGCACCGAGCTGGGCGTCGGGCAGGTGACCATCCACCCCGCCGACACGCAGGTCGGCTCGGCCGGCTCCACGTCCGCGTCGCGTCAGACGTACGTGACCGGCGGAGCCGTCAAGAACGCCTGCGAGCTGGTGCGCGAGAAGGTCCTGGAGATCGGGCGCCGCAAGAAGGGCACCTACCACCCGGCGTGGGCGACGGCCGAACTCCTCCTGGAGGGCGGCAAGGTCGTCACCGACGGAGGCGAGGTCCTCGCCGACCTCGTCGACGTCCTGGAGGGCGAGGTCGTCGAGCTGGAGGAGGAGTGGCGCCACCGGCCCACCGTCCCCTTCGACCTGGTCACCGGTCAGGGCAACGGTCACGTGCAGTACTCGTTCGCCGCGCACCGCGCCGTCGTCGAGGTCGACACCGAGCTCGGCCTGGTCAAGGTCATCGAGCTGGCCTGCGCCCAGGACGTCGGCAAGGCGCTCAACCCGCTGTCCGTCGTCGGGCAGATCCAGGGCGGCACCCTCCAGGGCATGGGCATCGCGGTGATGGAGGAGATCGTCGTCGACCCCAAGACCGCGAAGGTCAGGAACCCGTCCTTCACGGACTATCTGCTCCCCACGATTCTCGACACGCCGACCATCCCGGTCGACGTGCTCGAACTCGCCGACGACCACGCCCCGTACGGGCTGCGCGGCATCGGCGAGGCCCCGACCCTGTCGTCCACGCCGGCCGTCCTCGCGGCGATCCGCAACGCGACGGGCCTGGAGCTCGACCGGACTCCGGTACGCCCCGAGCACCTCACGGGAACGGGCCCGGCCTGA
- a CDS encoding (2Fe-2S)-binding protein encodes MRVNFTVNGRQQEADDVWEGESLLYVLRERMGLPGSKNACEQGECGSCTVRLDGVPVCSCLVAAGQVEGRDVVTVEGLAEFARQRAQHGGCASGACGDDAGKAGRAGTSLQDAQQWQSRPSDSQTGEGDELSPIQQAFIDAGAVQCGFCTPGLLVAADEMLERNPDPSDADIREGLSGNLCRCTGYEKIMDAVRLAAARQSATVPSQGA; translated from the coding sequence ATGCGCGTCAATTTCACGGTCAACGGCCGTCAGCAGGAAGCCGACGACGTGTGGGAGGGCGAGAGCCTCCTGTACGTCCTGCGTGAGCGCATGGGGCTGCCCGGCTCGAAGAACGCCTGCGAGCAGGGCGAGTGCGGCTCCTGCACCGTCCGCCTCGACGGTGTACCGGTCTGTTCGTGTCTGGTCGCGGCCGGCCAGGTCGAGGGCCGCGACGTCGTCACCGTCGAGGGTCTGGCCGAGTTCGCCAGGCAGCGTGCGCAGCACGGGGGCTGCGCGAGCGGCGCCTGCGGCGACGACGCGGGCAAGGCCGGCAGGGCGGGCACCTCGCTCCAGGACGCCCAGCAGTGGCAGTCCAGGCCGAGCGACTCCCAGACCGGCGAGGGCGATGAACTCTCCCCGATCCAGCAGGCGTTCATCGACGCCGGCGCCGTCCAGTGCGGCTTCTGCACGCCGGGTCTCCTGGTCGCCGCCGACGAGATGCTCGAGCGCAACCCGGACCCGTCCGACGCGGACATCCGTGAGGGCCTGTCGGGCAACCTGTGCCGCTGCACGGGCTACGAGAAGATCATGGACGCGGTACGGCTCGCCGCCGCGCGCCAGTCCGCAACTGTTCCGAGCCAGGGAGCCTGA
- a CDS encoding FAD binding domain-containing protein, whose translation MDFLRPASWEEALAAKAEHPTAVPLAGGTDVMVEINFDHRRPEYLLDLNRIGELGEWEVGQDTVRLGASVPYTEIMENLRAELPGLALASHTVASPQIRNRGGVGGNLGTASPAGDAHPALLAADCEVEVESVRGSRRIPIDEFYTGVKRNALAADELIRAVHIKKADGPQQYSKVGTRNAMVIAVCAFGLALHPETRTVRTGIGSAAPTPVRAKAAEEFLNAALEEGGFWDNGKIITPSVAKQFADLCSAACNPIDDVRGTASYRRHAVGIMARRTLTWTWESYRGTAASTEGVA comes from the coding sequence ATGGACTTCCTTCGCCCCGCCAGCTGGGAGGAGGCGCTCGCCGCCAAGGCCGAGCACCCCACCGCTGTGCCGCTCGCGGGTGGCACCGATGTGATGGTCGAGATCAACTTCGACCACCGGCGCCCCGAGTACCTCCTCGACCTGAACCGCATCGGAGAGCTCGGCGAATGGGAGGTCGGGCAGGACACCGTCCGCCTCGGCGCCTCCGTCCCCTACACCGAGATCATGGAGAACCTGCGCGCCGAGCTGCCCGGCCTGGCCCTGGCCTCGCACACGGTGGCCTCGCCGCAGATCCGCAACCGCGGCGGCGTCGGAGGCAACCTCGGCACCGCGTCGCCCGCCGGTGACGCCCACCCCGCGCTCCTCGCCGCCGACTGCGAGGTCGAGGTGGAGTCCGTACGCGGCTCGCGCCGCATCCCGATCGACGAGTTCTACACCGGCGTGAAGCGCAACGCGCTCGCCGCCGACGAGCTCATCCGGGCCGTCCACATCAAGAAGGCCGACGGCCCGCAGCAGTACTCCAAGGTCGGCACCCGCAACGCGATGGTCATCGCCGTGTGCGCCTTCGGTCTGGCGCTGCACCCCGAGACCCGTACGGTGCGCACCGGCATCGGCTCTGCCGCGCCGACCCCGGTCCGTGCCAAGGCCGCCGAGGAGTTCCTGAACGCTGCGCTCGAAGAGGGCGGCTTCTGGGACAACGGCAAGATCATCACCCCTTCGGTCGCCAAGCAGTTCGCGGACCTCTGCTCGGCCGCCTGCAACCCGATCGACGACGTCCGGGGCACCGCGAGCTACCGCCGGCACGCCGTCGGCATCATGGCCCGCCGCACCCTGACGTGGACCTGGGAGTCCTACCGCGGCACCGCCGCAAGCACGGAGGGAGTCGCGTAA
- a CDS encoding PucR family transcriptional regulator, with amino-acid sequence MRLRALLDTDALGLRLLGGEDELDRTVRGVMTTDLRDPSRYLSGGELVLTGLAWRRDAADSEPFVRILATAGVAALAAGEAELGDIPDDIVEACARHRLPLFAVNESVAFATVTEHVVRQVSGERAGDLAAVVDRHRRLMTSGPAGGGPDVVLDLLGTDLDLRAWVLSPAGRAIAGSSAAGPELTAGVCARLAAEHLAATRTGRRGPHRVTIEGGGAKRLDEGRRPGDGPGGTTYSLFPIRSAGRGATPASRDVRETVLSDWLLAVEADAGDWPEERLDLLQGVTQLIAVERDRRDAARTVRRRLAQEVLELVQTGAAPAEIAARLRVAAPVLLPGLGAAPHWQVIVAKVEWDGGDIEGGPVAQSLLEEILVDPLSAGPEPSDRIAVAHNGDEAIALVPLPAVPDEHDGTQTGLHADALLDSVRDPLTAGLADDGRLTLGVSAAVHSAEGLRGALEEARHARRVAAARTGRVCAAGHQELASHVLLLPFVPDDVRRAFTARLLDPLRDYDRKHRAELIPTLEAFLDCDGSWTRCASRLHLHVNTLRYRVGRIEQLTNRDLSRLEDKLDFFLALRMS; translated from the coding sequence ATGCGGCTGCGCGCCCTACTTGATACAGACGCGCTGGGCCTCAGGCTGCTCGGCGGCGAGGACGAACTGGACCGCACCGTGCGCGGTGTGATGACCACCGACCTGCGGGACCCCAGCCGCTACCTCTCCGGCGGCGAGCTGGTCCTCACCGGGCTCGCGTGGCGCCGGGACGCGGCGGACTCCGAACCGTTCGTCCGCATCCTCGCGACGGCCGGCGTGGCCGCGCTCGCGGCCGGTGAGGCCGAGCTCGGGGACATTCCCGACGACATCGTCGAGGCATGCGCGCGCCACCGGCTCCCGCTGTTCGCGGTGAACGAGTCCGTCGCCTTCGCGACGGTCACCGAGCACGTCGTGCGCCAGGTCTCGGGCGAGCGGGCCGGCGATCTGGCCGCCGTCGTCGACCGGCACCGGCGCCTCATGACGTCCGGCCCCGCGGGCGGCGGCCCCGACGTGGTCCTGGACCTTCTCGGCACCGACCTCGACCTGCGCGCCTGGGTACTCTCCCCCGCGGGCCGGGCCATCGCCGGGTCGAGCGCGGCGGGCCCCGAGCTGACCGCCGGCGTCTGCGCCCGCCTCGCGGCCGAGCACCTGGCGGCCACCCGCACGGGGCGGCGCGGGCCGCACCGGGTGACGATCGAGGGGGGCGGCGCGAAGCGTCTCGATGAGGGGCGGCGGCCGGGCGACGGGCCGGGAGGCACGACGTACTCGCTCTTCCCGATCCGCAGCGCGGGCCGCGGCGCGACGCCCGCCTCCCGCGACGTGCGTGAGACGGTCCTGTCCGACTGGCTGCTCGCCGTCGAGGCGGACGCCGGCGACTGGCCCGAGGAGCGGCTCGACCTGCTCCAGGGCGTGACCCAGCTGATCGCCGTCGAGCGCGACCGCCGCGACGCGGCCCGCACCGTGCGCCGCCGGCTCGCGCAGGAGGTCCTCGAACTGGTCCAGACGGGCGCCGCCCCCGCCGAGATCGCCGCACGCCTGCGCGTCGCCGCGCCCGTGCTGCTCCCCGGCCTCGGCGCCGCCCCGCACTGGCAGGTCATAGTGGCGAAGGTCGAGTGGGACGGCGGCGACATCGAGGGCGGCCCGGTCGCCCAGTCGCTCCTGGAGGAGATCCTCGTCGACCCCCTGTCGGCGGGGCCCGAGCCCTCAGACCGCATAGCCGTCGCCCACAACGGCGACGAGGCCATCGCCCTGGTGCCGCTGCCCGCCGTGCCGGACGAGCACGACGGGACGCAGACGGGGCTGCACGCCGACGCGCTCCTGGACTCCGTACGCGATCCGCTGACGGCGGGCCTCGCGGACGACGGGCGGCTCACACTGGGCGTCAGCGCCGCCGTGCACTCGGCGGAGGGGCTGCGCGGGGCCCTGGAGGAGGCACGGCACGCCCGCCGCGTCGCCGCGGCCCGTACGGGGCGCGTGTGCGCCGCGGGTCACCAGGAGCTGGCCTCGCACGTCCTGCTGCTGCCGTTCGTCCCGGACGACGTGCGCCGCGCCTTCACGGCCCGCCTCCTCGACCCGCTGCGCGACTACGACCGCAAGCACCGCGCCGAGCTCATTCCGACCCTGGAGGCGTTCCTCGACTGCGACGGTTCGTGGACGCGCTGCGCGAGCCGTCTGCACCTCCACGTCAACACGCTGCGCTACCGCGTCGGGCGGATCGAACAGCTCACCAACCGCGATCTCTCGCGGCTCGAGGACAAGCTGGACTTCTTCCTGGCCCTGCGTATGAGCTGA
- a CDS encoding GntR family transcriptional regulator has protein sequence MEQARTRADSAPSGLPASVPEQRGTAGWHQVPEQTRGEHTHSETPLPRPRVERTSVRGQVLDALRTALVDGELVPGEVYSAPALGDGLGVSATPVREAMQQLAREGAVEVVPNRGFRVTERSARELAELAEVRALIEVPVVLRLARTVPVARWAELRPLADATAVAAAGGDRAHYAETDRAFHRAMLALGGNEQLVQVADDLHRRSQWPLPGGGPLSRRADLVADAAEHMALLAALEAQDLTVVQALVREHFTGAAD, from the coding sequence GTGGAGCAGGCCAGAACGCGCGCCGACAGCGCCCCCTCAGGGCTGCCCGCGAGCGTTCCCGAGCAGCGGGGTACCGCCGGGTGGCACCAGGTGCCCGAGCAGACCCGGGGCGAGCACACCCACAGCGAGACGCCGCTGCCGCGCCCCCGCGTCGAGCGGACCTCCGTGCGCGGACAGGTGCTCGACGCGCTGCGCACCGCGCTCGTCGACGGCGAGCTCGTGCCCGGCGAGGTCTACTCCGCGCCCGCCCTCGGGGACGGCCTCGGCGTCTCGGCGACGCCCGTGCGCGAGGCGATGCAGCAGCTGGCCCGCGAAGGCGCCGTCGAGGTCGTGCCGAACCGCGGCTTCCGCGTCACCGAGCGCAGCGCCCGCGAGCTCGCCGAGCTGGCCGAGGTGCGGGCGCTGATCGAGGTGCCGGTGGTGCTGCGGCTCGCCCGTACGGTGCCGGTGGCGCGCTGGGCCGAGCTGCGGCCCCTCGCCGACGCGACGGCCGTCGCGGCCGCCGGCGGCGACCGTGCGCACTACGCGGAGACGGACCGCGCCTTCCACCGCGCGATGCTCGCCCTCGGCGGCAACGAACAGCTCGTACAGGTCGCGGACGACCTGCACCGCCGCTCGCAGTGGCCCCTGCCCGGCGGCGGACCGCTGTCCCGCCGCGCCGACCTGGTGGCCGACGCCGCGGAACACATGGCACTCCTCGCGGCCCTGGAGGCCCAGGACCTCACGGTGGTGCAGGCGCTGGTGCGGGAGCACTTCACCGGGGCAGCGGACTGA